One part of the Acidobacteriota bacterium genome encodes these proteins:
- a CDS encoding undecaprenyl-diphosphate phosphatase, producing the protein MDLLQAIILGIVQGLTEFIPISSTAHLVFASRWLGIYGGDAHMTTATMAVIQLGTLAAVFVYFASDIWGISTAFVRDHFALLTGKRGMRFSGTDGVRPMWLSDESWLGWLVIIGSIPIGTVGLYFKDFIEGPGTKNLWVISIMLIAVALLLTLAEFFGKQRKDIKHLGLVDAIVVGFAQVLALMPGASRSGSTIMGGLLAGEKRETAARFSFLLSIPAISASGLLELRKALQILPAESFVPLIVGTVVAGIVGYLSIWFLIAFLRKNTTAIFIVYRIILGTVLLILLWQGMISPVVD; encoded by the coding sequence ATGGACCTACTCCAAGCAATTATCCTCGGCATCGTGCAGGGGCTGACCGAGTTTATTCCGATCAGTTCGACTGCGCATCTTGTGTTTGCGAGCCGTTGGCTCGGTATATACGGCGGCGACGCCCACATGACCACTGCGACAATGGCGGTTATTCAGCTCGGAACGCTGGCTGCTGTTTTTGTATATTTCGCGTCCGATATCTGGGGCATATCTACTGCGTTCGTACGCGATCATTTCGCACTACTGACCGGAAAACGCGGGATGCGTTTCTCTGGAACCGACGGCGTCAGGCCGATGTGGCTGTCGGACGAATCGTGGCTCGGCTGGCTCGTGATAATTGGTTCGATACCTATCGGAACTGTCGGGCTCTACTTCAAAGATTTTATCGAGGGCCCCGGAACGAAGAATCTGTGGGTCATCTCGATCATGCTCATCGCGGTGGCTCTCCTGCTGACACTCGCAGAATTTTTCGGAAAGCAAAGAAAGGACATCAAGCATCTTGGACTGGTAGACGCGATCGTGGTCGGTTTTGCTCAGGTTCTCGCTCTGATGCCCGGAGCCAGCCGGTCCGGTTCGACCATTATGGGCGGTTTGCTTGCCGGCGAAAAACGTGAGACGGCCGCACGATTCTCATTTTTGCTCTCGATACCGGCGATCTCCGCGAGCGGCCTGCTTGAGCTTCGCAAAGCTCTGCAGATACTTCCCGCGGAATCGTTTGTTCCTCTGATAGTCGGGACCGTTGTCGCGGGAATCGTCGGATATCTCTCGATCTGGTTCCTGATCGCCTTTCTTCGAAAGAACACGACGGCGATATTCATCGTTTATCGCATCATCCTGGGAACGGTTTTACTTATTTTGCTTTGGCAGGGCATGATCAGTCCGGTCGTAGATTAG
- a CDS encoding SDR family NAD(P)-dependent oxidoreductase — protein MDWKDKKIFLTGASSGIGEALAIAMAKRGATIGLLARRGELLDKLKKHCEKAGGTARVFACDVTDEDAVLAAANEFFAEFDRIDILIANAGIGGNNAETRALQPLAVKKVIDINLMGAVNSVHAVLPRMLKKGSGQIVAISSLAGFRGLPRSAAYSASKAGMTAFFESVRLDVKHQGVDVTIIQPGFIKTPLTSGREAKMPFLMELDDAIPHFLKAIEKKKRFAAFPWQLATVVRAGKFMPSWLYDRVAGRARYRE, from the coding sequence ATGGATTGGAAAGACAAAAAGATCTTCCTCACCGGAGCGTCAAGCGGTATCGGCGAGGCCCTAGCGATAGCAATGGCAAAGCGAGGTGCGACGATCGGTTTACTCGCGCGCCGTGGGGAACTGCTCGACAAGCTCAAAAAGCATTGCGAAAAGGCCGGCGGGACTGCCCGTGTGTTCGCGTGTGATGTTACCGACGAAGATGCTGTACTAGCTGCCGCCAATGAGTTCTTCGCAGAATTCGACCGGATCGACATTTTGATCGCCAATGCCGGGATCGGCGGAAACAATGCAGAAACACGTGCTCTGCAGCCATTGGCCGTAAAGAAGGTGATCGATATCAATTTGATGGGGGCGGTGAATTCGGTCCATGCAGTGCTGCCACGGATGTTGAAAAAGGGTTCCGGACAGATCGTCGCTATTTCGAGTCTTGCGGGATTTCGAGGTTTGCCAAGATCGGCTGCCTATTCGGCCAGCAAAGCCGGGATGACAGCCTTTTTTGAGAGCGTTAGGCTCGACGTTAAGCATCAGGGCGTTGACGTTACTATCATCCAGCCAGGATTTATAAAGACGCCGCTCACGTCCGGCCGCGAGGCAAAAATGCCATTCCTTATGGAACTCGATGATGCGATACCGCATTTTCTCAAAGCGATCGAAAAGAAGAAGCGTTTTGCGGCATTTCCATGGCAGCTCGCTACCGTCGTTCGAGCAGGCAAATTCATGCCGTCGTGGCTCTACGACCGCGTCGCCGGACGGGCTCGATACCGTGAATAG
- a CDS encoding HPr family phosphocarrier protein produces MLEQTVTLVNPLGLHARAAAKLVRCAAQFKSRIVLHNAKANATANAKSILSLLALAASIGVTLDLKIEGPDEQAAATAITELFAAGFGEI; encoded by the coding sequence ATGCTTGAGCAAACCGTCACGCTGGTCAATCCGCTCGGACTCCACGCACGAGCTGCGGCGAAACTTGTCCGCTGTGCAGCTCAGTTCAAGAGCCGGATCGTTCTACACAACGCAAAAGCGAATGCAACGGCCAATGCGAAATCGATCCTCAGTTTGTTGGCTCTCGCTGCGTCAATCGGTGTAACGTTGGACCTGAAGATCGAAGGCCCGGACGAACAAGCGGCCGCGACGGCAATAACGGAACTATTTGCAGCCGGCTTTGGCGAGATCTGA
- the raiA gene encoding ribosome-associated translation inhibitor RaiA produces the protein MKIEFTGRHIDVTPALKSHVETHFERFDQLFDGKPANAHVIIEVERGLHLSEIIVKWMNDVLTAKSSDSDMYKSLSTSIDKIEKQARRLKEKIVDKSHKATKAAHIAPVELAAEAE, from the coding sequence ATGAAAATAGAATTCACAGGAAGACATATCGATGTCACACCCGCACTTAAAAGTCATGTCGAAACGCATTTTGAGCGGTTTGATCAATTATTTGACGGAAAACCGGCAAATGCTCACGTAATTATCGAGGTCGAACGCGGCCTCCATCTGAGCGAGATCATAGTTAAGTGGATGAACGACGTTTTGACCGCAAAATCCAGCGATTCTGACATGTACAAATCGCTGTCGACCTCGATCGATAAGATAGAAAAACAGGCCCGGCGGCTAAAGGAAAAGATCGTTGACAAATCCCACAAGGCAACAAAGGCAGCTCACATCGCACCGGTTGAGTTGGCCGCTGAGGCCGAGTAG
- the rpoN gene encoding RNA polymerase factor sigma-54, which yields MSSLRLTHQLQQKMVLTPQLRQRIEMLQMTTLELSELIEQEMVTNPILEEVQPGDEVQEISDNILDQNSDGHDAEFENGNDPGSDAVQDADTNYADIEAFPTDTVSENGFEEASVAEIGADEDSFGEASDSFDEIDYGREFQDYLDPGYKTQEIEYKEDAPSFEQFLTHSPNLSEHLEWQLHLMTVEPHVEEAVLQIIGNLDEDGRLTIDLEEVAELSDCTLEDAVEAHQLVLNLDPVGCGARDVRECLIAQLASNGQGESLAASLVRDHFEDLTPHRLQHLAKATGESMQVLDEEINKVRELDPFPGRRFASKEAMYVAPEVYIEKVDDDYLVYFVDDGSPRLRISPTYHKLVDQPDTTKETKDFIKEKVRSAVDLLRNIEHRRQTIYRVVECIVDRQREFLDKGVEYIKPMMLKDVAEDIGMHLSTISRVVNRKYAHTPQGVIELRRFFSEGMMNEDGEEVSTRILKLKIKKMIEDEDTKDPLTDDDIAKVLIRDGVKLSRRTVAKYRDQMQIPGSRERKTMI from the coding sequence ATGTCATCGTTACGGCTCACACATCAACTTCAGCAAAAGATGGTCCTTACGCCGCAGCTGCGGCAGCGGATCGAAATGCTGCAGATGACAACGCTCGAATTGAGCGAGCTTATCGAGCAGGAAATGGTGACCAATCCCATCCTCGAAGAGGTCCAGCCTGGCGATGAAGTTCAAGAGATCTCTGACAATATACTGGACCAAAACTCTGACGGTCACGATGCCGAGTTTGAAAATGGCAACGATCCCGGATCCGATGCGGTCCAGGATGCCGACACAAATTATGCCGATATCGAGGCGTTTCCCACGGACACCGTCAGCGAAAATGGCTTTGAGGAAGCGTCCGTTGCCGAGATCGGTGCCGATGAAGATTCGTTTGGCGAGGCGTCAGATTCGTTTGATGAGATCGATTACGGCCGCGAATTTCAGGACTACCTCGATCCCGGATATAAAACACAGGAGATCGAATACAAGGAAGATGCTCCGAGTTTCGAGCAATTCCTTACTCATTCTCCGAATCTCAGCGAGCACCTGGAATGGCAGCTCCATTTGATGACGGTCGAACCGCACGTTGAGGAAGCGGTCCTCCAGATCATTGGTAATTTGGATGAGGACGGACGCTTGACGATCGATCTCGAAGAGGTCGCCGAGCTCAGCGATTGCACCCTGGAGGATGCGGTCGAGGCACATCAGCTCGTACTTAATCTCGATCCGGTCGGTTGCGGTGCCCGCGATGTACGGGAATGTCTGATAGCCCAACTCGCGTCCAATGGGCAAGGAGAGAGCCTCGCGGCGTCCCTGGTTCGGGATCATTTCGAAGATTTGACGCCCCATAGGCTGCAACACCTTGCAAAGGCAACCGGCGAAAGTATGCAGGTCCTGGACGAGGAGATAAATAAGGTTCGGGAGCTTGACCCGTTTCCCGGCCGTCGATTCGCTTCGAAAGAAGCAATGTATGTGGCCCCTGAGGTTTACATCGAAAAGGTCGACGACGACTATCTCGTTTACTTTGTTGATGATGGAAGTCCGAGGCTGAGGATCAGCCCTACCTACCATAAGCTCGTGGACCAGCCCGATACGACCAAGGAAACGAAGGATTTCATCAAGGAGAAAGTGCGGTCCGCCGTCGATCTTCTCCGAAATATTGAGCACCGACGGCAGACCATTTATCGTGTGGTCGAGTGTATTGTTGACCGCCAACGCGAATTTCTTGACAAAGGTGTCGAATACATCAAACCGATGATGCTAAAAGATGTCGCCGAGGATATCGGTATGCATCTTTCGACCATCTCGCGTGTTGTGAATAGGAAATACGCACATACGCCGCAGGGCGTGATCGAATTGAGACGTTTTTTCAGCGAAGGAATGATGAATGAGGACGGCGAAGAGGTCTCGACCCGCATTCTCAAATTGAAAATAAAGAAAATGATCGAAGATGAAGACACCAAGGACCCCTTGACCGACGACGATATCGCAAAAGTTTTGATACGAGACGGTGTGAAACTCTCACGCCGGACGGTCGCAAAATATCGCGACCAAATGCAGATTCCGGGTTCCCGCGAACGGAAAACAATGATCTGA
- a CDS encoding PTS sugar transporter subunit IIA produces MSEINKVGGVIVSHGQVANELLAAAEAVVGDLSNITAVSIGWHDDVEMAKAEIERAIKNVSAGAGVLLLTDMFGGTPTNISAMFLKENEVEIVTGVNLPMVIKVATVNKEISLSDLAQEVEEQGKSAIMRAGTLLLPQKMKKDA; encoded by the coding sequence ATGAGCGAGATTAATAAGGTTGGCGGAGTGATCGTCTCTCACGGACAGGTTGCGAATGAACTGCTCGCCGCGGCTGAGGCCGTAGTCGGAGATCTGAGCAATATTACGGCCGTTTCGATCGGTTGGCATGACGATGTTGAGATGGCAAAGGCGGAGATCGAACGTGCCATCAAGAACGTTTCAGCCGGTGCCGGTGTCTTGCTTTTGACCGATATGTTTGGCGGAACACCGACTAATATCTCGGCAATGTTCTTGAAAGAGAATGAGGTCGAGATCGTTACCGGCGTCAATCTGCCGATGGTGATCAAAGTCGCGACTGTCAATAAGGAGATCTCGCTCAGCGATCTGGCTCAAGAGGTCGAGGAACAAGGAAAGTCGGCCATAATGCGGGCGGGCACACTGCTTTTACCGCAGAAAATGAAAAAGGATGCTTGA
- the recJ gene encoding single-stranded-DNA-specific exonuclease RecJ, with the protein MQKRWKIRKHDADAVNTLASQIGVKPLVAALLISRGHGTAERAFQFLNPSPEHLHEPFLMEGMSAAVVRVKRAVENREKVFIWGDLDVDGTTGTVLLRKTFGLLGIETNYHITNRFTENRGINFEPLAAARADGYTLLVSVDTGTSNFDEVSRAKEIGMDTIICDHHEIKADSILPPAVALINPFHPDSQYPDDNLAGVGVAFKFAHALLREFGLESEIPGLLKIAAIGTVADVVSLSGENRAIVALGLIDLAKTDNWGLKALMEVSDCRSDMTSMHIGFRIGPRINAAGRMEVGTHVVELLESDNFTDARRLAALLDSRNRERQKIQQEVTAKAIEEALTFPDSNFVVVGGEGWHKGVVGLAASRVAESFHRPTIVFSLEGDVATGSARSVKGFDLFEALGSVSDLLDSFGGHVAAAGMKAKEGNINELRARLDRYADETIPIDERTPELAIDALVKSSSLGLELVEDFSRFEPFGAGNPKPVFVTRDLILRDDPFVMKDKHLKLKLIGDDNRIFEAVWWDGVERSKGQTLKPDTRIELAYVAEANSWQGNTRLQLVVQDLRADN; encoded by the coding sequence GTGCAAAAACGCTGGAAGATCCGCAAACATGACGCCGACGCGGTGAATACTCTCGCGTCGCAGATCGGCGTTAAACCGCTCGTTGCCGCCCTTTTGATATCCCGCGGCCACGGCACGGCCGAAAGGGCATTTCAGTTTCTTAATCCCTCGCCCGAGCACCTTCACGAACCTTTTTTGATGGAGGGAATGAGTGCCGCCGTCGTTCGAGTCAAAAGGGCCGTAGAGAACCGCGAGAAAGTTTTCATCTGGGGAGATCTCGACGTTGACGGCACGACCGGAACCGTCTTACTTAGAAAGACATTCGGCCTGCTCGGGATCGAAACGAACTACCATATCACAAACCGCTTTACCGAAAATCGCGGTATCAATTTCGAGCCGCTCGCCGCAGCAAGGGCCGACGGGTACACGCTTCTGGTCAGTGTCGATACTGGAACATCCAACTTTGACGAAGTTTCCCGTGCGAAAGAGATCGGTATGGACACGATCATCTGCGATCATCACGAGATCAAGGCCGATTCGATCCTGCCGCCGGCAGTTGCTTTGATAAATCCATTCCATCCCGATAGCCAATATCCCGATGATAATCTGGCTGGCGTCGGTGTCGCTTTCAAGTTCGCTCACGCTCTATTGAGGGAATTTGGACTGGAATCAGAGATACCGGGCTTGCTTAAGATCGCGGCGATAGGCACCGTTGCTGATGTAGTAAGCCTGTCCGGTGAAAACCGTGCCATTGTCGCTCTCGGGCTGATCGACCTTGCCAAGACCGATAACTGGGGCCTCAAAGCCCTGATGGAGGTTTCTGATTGCCGTTCGGACATGACGAGTATGCACATCGGCTTTCGTATCGGCCCGCGTATCAATGCCGCAGGGAGAATGGAGGTCGGGACGCACGTTGTCGAGCTTTTGGAATCTGACAATTTTACCGATGCGCGAAGGCTCGCTGCGTTGCTTGATTCTCGCAACCGCGAACGCCAAAAGATCCAACAGGAAGTGACCGCGAAAGCAATAGAAGAGGCATTAACATTCCCGGATTCGAACTTTGTTGTCGTTGGGGGCGAAGGTTGGCATAAAGGCGTCGTCGGCCTCGCCGCTTCCCGTGTTGCAGAATCGTTCCATCGGCCAACTATCGTGTTTTCTTTGGAGGGTGATGTTGCCACAGGCAGTGCCCGCAGCGTCAAGGGATTTGACCTCTTCGAAGCTCTGGGTTCGGTATCCGATCTGTTAGATTCGTTCGGTGGTCATGTCGCGGCCGCAGGAATGAAGGCCAAAGAAGGGAATATCAACGAGTTGCGGGCCCGTCTCGATAGATATGCAGACGAAACGATCCCAATTGACGAGCGTACGCCCGAGCTGGCGATCGACGCACTCGTAAAGAGTTCGTCACTTGGGCTCGAACTGGTCGAGGATTTCTCTCGATTTGAGCCTTTCGGAGCCGGAAATCCGAAGCCCGTTTTCGTCACACGCGATCTGATATTGCGGGACGATCCGTTCGTCATGAAGGATAAGCATCTCAAGTTGAAGTTGATCGGTGATGATAACCGAATCTTCGAGGCAGTTTGGTGGGATGGCGTCGAACGATCTAAGGGGCAAACTCTCAAACCCGATACTCGCATCGAATTAGCATACGTCGCGGAGGCGAACTCATGGCAGGGAAACACCCGATTGCAACTTGTCGTCCAAGATCTAAGAGCGGATAATTAA
- the rapZ gene encoding RNase adapter RapZ yields MASRRKHDSDLPPLIIITGLSGSGMSSATDAFEDLGYFCVDNLPLTMVSTFGRLLVSTEDKPAAIEKAVLVINIRERHFLADFSSELKKLAKKKIVPFIVFFEASDDVLQRRFSETRRPHPADAGKGLLAAIRTEKRALTDVRRMADLIIDTSDHTVHTLRRLIVQKFSGREEGKPLQVEVISFGHKYGNPRSVDLLFDVRHLPNPYFDKGLKTVTGDDPRVIAFLQKEPEVVETIARITDLLEYLLPRYQREGKSYLTIGIGCTGGRHRSVMVTNSVQNALKGKGFDVTAVHRDIQK; encoded by the coding sequence ATGGCTAGCCGAAGAAAACACGATTCTGATCTTCCACCGCTTATAATCATCACCGGCCTCAGCGGTTCGGGGATGAGTTCAGCCACAGATGCTTTCGAGGATCTGGGCTATTTTTGTGTTGATAATCTGCCGCTGACAATGGTCTCGACCTTCGGGCGGCTGCTTGTTTCCACTGAAGATAAGCCGGCCGCGATCGAGAAGGCTGTCCTCGTGATCAACATCCGAGAACGTCATTTTCTCGCCGATTTTTCATCAGAATTGAAAAAACTCGCGAAAAAGAAGATCGTTCCGTTCATCGTCTTTTTCGAAGCATCTGATGATGTGCTGCAGCGGCGTTTTTCAGAGACGCGACGGCCTCATCCGGCTGACGCGGGCAAAGGCTTGCTCGCAGCGATCCGAACGGAAAAGCGTGCGTTGACCGACGTTCGTCGAATGGCGGACCTGATAATCGACACGTCAGACCATACCGTACACACTCTCCGGCGATTGATCGTCCAAAAATTCAGCGGCCGCGAAGAGGGCAAACCACTGCAGGTCGAGGTCATCAGCTTTGGGCACAAATACGGCAACCCGAGAAGCGTCGATCTGCTATTTGACGTTAGGCATCTGCCGAATCCATATTTTGACAAAGGGCTGAAAACTGTGACAGGCGACGACCCTCGTGTGATCGCATTTCTCCAAAAGGAGCCCGAAGTGGTCGAAACGATAGCCCGAATTACCGATCTTCTTGAATATCTTTTGCCGAGATATCAACGTGAGGGTAAATCATATCTAACCATCGGCATCGGCTGCACCGGCGGCCGCCATCGTTCGGTGATGGTCACAAATTCGGTTCAGAATGCGTTAAAGGGCAAAGGATTTGATGTCACGGCGGTTCACCGCGACATTCAAAAATAG
- the rocF gene encoding arginase, which produces MTERKVGILGVPLGFGAGQTGSELGVNAMRLTRFRGLGLAEHIRHLGYETNDHGDAWIVQPVDPLDAGNPKHLAEMLASSTNIIEKVSAMLGENEFPIILGGDHAIAVPTFSAIANYYKQQGTEIGLIWFDAHADINTPDTSPSGNIHGMPLATILGHGNEELVNLCGYAPKLDPKYFAHVGARDVDPGERGMIEKLGLRDNFFTMSDVDKRGMAACVEDAIAIASKAPGGYAVTFDIDMIDPRFAPGSGTLVRGGTTYREAHLALEMIAAHGGMRSFEIVEVNPLLDQSNITVELACELILSALGKTIL; this is translated from the coding sequence ATGACTGAAAGAAAAGTAGGCATTCTCGGTGTCCCTCTTGGCTTTGGTGCCGGACAGACAGGCAGCGAATTGGGCGTCAACGCTATGCGTCTCACGCGTTTTCGTGGACTTGGCCTCGCCGAACACATTCGTCATCTTGGCTATGAAACAAACGACCATGGCGACGCCTGGATCGTTCAACCGGTAGACCCACTGGACGCGGGCAACCCAAAGCATCTCGCCGAGATGCTTGCCTCGAGCACCAACATTATCGAAAAGGTATCGGCGATGCTCGGCGAAAACGAGTTCCCGATCATTCTCGGCGGCGACCACGCCATTGCCGTCCCGACATTCTCAGCGATCGCCAATTACTATAAACAGCAGGGAACTGAGATCGGCCTCATCTGGTTTGATGCTCACGCGGACATAAATACGCCCGACACATCGCCGTCGGGCAATATCCACGGAATGCCGCTCGCGACTATACTCGGCCACGGCAACGAGGAACTCGTCAATCTCTGTGGCTATGCGCCAAAGCTCGACCCGAAATACTTCGCCCACGTCGGAGCGCGCGATGTCGATCCCGGCGAACGTGGAATGATAGAGAAGCTCGGCCTTCGCGATAATTTCTTTACAATGAGCGATGTCGACAAACGCGGCATGGCAGCCTGCGTCGAAGACGCCATCGCCATCGCCTCAAAGGCTCCGGGCGGTTACGCCGTGACGTTCGACATCGACATGATCGACCCTCGTTTCGCTCCCGGCTCCGGCACACTCGTCCGCGGCGGCACGACCTATCGAGAGGCCCATCTCGCTCTCGAAATGATCGCCGCCCATGGCGGAATGCGGTCCTTTGAGATCGTCGAGGTCAATCCTTTACTCGATCAAAGCAATATTACAGTGGAATTGGCCTGTGAATTGATACTTTCAGCGTTAGGCAAGACGATCCTATAG
- the lptC gene encoding LPS export ABC transporter periplasmic protein LptC has protein sequence MAEEKVHNLKQYQLRAKLPQIFRYAAVVILGVTLLAVIAGFYRERDRAGFKLKNEHTRLSTDVVAEVSGYERLETDGELAKYYIKADHAKTFSDNHQELENVFIRIYDKDGNEADTMTALNVLHVPEADKNFTAYMKGNVDINARGGLNVKTNNIVYTKATETAEIDEAVTFERGGIRGKAFGASVRMAEKRLELLKDVEIEAFESPELAKSGVRYAKINSSSASYDQLENKIELKNEVVIALQSKSKSSGLDQKTDVNTDHAVVFLDGDVSEISGSTDPGEFNAQFKRLEMNGNVHIVTSESGMPPTTIDSGNAAYEKQSGRFELKNGAHIVTTSGGQSTDVRSSNAIYDQNALKFALNGNAEITQGSNYIKGDSINADLYSAQKVKYAVVSGNGFVRQISAERTTSISSPELNVSLNEAGDMRTANSLGQSQVTLDPARPANYSLVTMSTPRAIHVVFKGEGLIDSMQTDGRTTIQLNAVNNDSDAANKRVTADSVKTVFNANGQDIRRAEAVGNAELYIEPLLASAENYRTTINAPRFDCEFFPTGNNAKTCVGGKKTKTVRTPTVAAEGRGTQTLTADQISAAFSETTKDVERLDANGSAKFVELDRSAISSQMSFTQADGVVKLRGATPTIWDAASRAKATEIDWDSRVQRSQLRGGVSTTYYNRKSGGDATPFASGDKPVFVTSDTADFDHKAETAIFSGNARGWQDNNYVRGDRLTIVQREGKFNASGNVQSVLYDAKQKIGGKDASVPVFVSAKTLNYDSKTRLLQYRTDVDVRQGADRITSASTDVFMSEKNEVIRTVAEQNVVITQPGRRATGDRVEYTAENEVAVIRGNPASVSDSENGGSQSSEITVYMRENRFVGNGKTNKNTTGRTKTIYKVKPSQ, from the coding sequence GTGGCCGAAGAAAAGGTACATAACCTAAAACAATATCAACTTAGAGCTAAACTGCCGCAGATCTTTCGATATGCGGCGGTGGTTATTCTCGGGGTGACGCTGCTCGCTGTCATTGCCGGATTCTATCGGGAACGCGACCGGGCCGGATTTAAGCTCAAGAATGAACACACGAGGCTTTCAACCGATGTCGTGGCCGAAGTCAGCGGTTACGAACGCCTTGAGACCGACGGCGAACTCGCTAAATATTACATCAAAGCCGATCACGCTAAGACATTCTCGGACAATCATCAGGAGCTCGAGAATGTTTTCATCCGGATCTACGACAAAGACGGCAATGAAGCCGATACGATGACCGCTCTGAATGTGCTCCATGTTCCTGAGGCCGACAAGAATTTCACGGCCTATATGAAAGGAAATGTGGATATCAATGCCAGGGGCGGCCTCAACGTGAAAACGAACAACATCGTCTACACGAAGGCTACCGAAACCGCAGAAATTGACGAGGCGGTTACATTCGAACGAGGCGGGATTCGTGGCAAGGCGTTTGGGGCGTCTGTACGGATGGCAGAAAAGCGGCTGGAATTGCTAAAGGACGTGGAGATCGAGGCGTTCGAATCGCCGGAATTAGCAAAGTCGGGAGTCCGTTACGCAAAGATCAACTCTTCGTCGGCATCTTACGATCAGTTGGAAAACAAGATCGAACTCAAAAACGAGGTCGTGATCGCTCTTCAGTCAAAATCCAAGTCATCCGGACTGGACCAAAAAACGGATGTGAACACTGATCATGCCGTGGTTTTTCTCGATGGCGATGTTTCCGAGATCAGCGGTTCTACCGATCCTGGTGAGTTCAACGCTCAATTTAAGCGACTCGAAATGAACGGAAACGTACATATCGTCACATCCGAGTCCGGAATGCCGCCGACAACGATCGATTCAGGCAACGCTGCCTATGAAAAGCAAAGCGGCCGATTTGAATTGAAGAACGGTGCACATATCGTTACTACCTCAGGCGGCCAATCGACGGACGTGAGATCCTCAAACGCAATATACGATCAGAATGCACTTAAATTTGCCTTGAACGGAAATGCCGAGATCACACAAGGATCGAACTATATCAAAGGCGATTCGATAAATGCTGACCTCTATTCTGCCCAAAAGGTGAAATACGCCGTAGTAAGCGGAAATGGATTTGTGCGGCAGATCTCGGCGGAACGGACAACGTCGATCTCTTCGCCCGAGTTGAATGTCTCGTTGAATGAAGCCGGCGATATGAGAACGGCAAATTCACTTGGCCAAAGCCAGGTAACGCTCGACCCTGCACGACCCGCGAATTATTCACTCGTTACGATGTCAACGCCGCGGGCTATTCATGTTGTTTTCAAGGGCGAAGGTCTGATCGACAGTATGCAGACCGACGGCAGGACCACTATCCAGCTCAATGCGGTCAACAACGATTCAGATGCCGCAAACAAGCGTGTTACAGCCGATTCGGTGAAAACGGTCTTTAACGCTAACGGCCAGGACATTCGCCGTGCAGAAGCGGTCGGCAATGCAGAACTTTACATCGAACCGTTGCTGGCGTCGGCTGAGAACTACCGCACAACCATTAATGCTCCTCGATTTGATTGCGAGTTCTTTCCCACCGGAAACAATGCCAAGACATGTGTCGGCGGGAAAAAGACCAAGACGGTCCGTACCCCGACGGTCGCGGCGGAAGGACGCGGTACACAAACATTGACGGCCGATCAGATTAGTGCAGCGTTTTCGGAGACCACAAAGGACGTCGAAAGGCTCGATGCAAATGGAAGCGCCAAATTTGTTGAGCTCGACCGCAGTGCGATCTCGTCGCAGATGTCATTCACCCAGGCTGACGGCGTCGTTAAGCTCCGAGGGGCAACGCCGACGATCTGGGATGCTGCCTCGCGTGCCAAAGCGACCGAGATCGATTGGGATTCACGCGTTCAGCGAAGCCAGTTACGCGGAGGTGTCAGCACGACCTATTACAACCGCAAGAGCGGCGGCGATGCAACTCCTTTCGCAAGCGGAGATAAGCCGGTCTTCGTTACTTCCGATACTGCTGATTTTGACCACAAAGCGGAAACCGCTATCTTTTCCGGTAATGCCCGCGGGTGGCAGGATAACAATTATGTTCGCGGCGACCGCTTAACCATCGTTCAGCGCGAAGGTAAATTCAATGCTTCCGGCAACGTACAAAGTGTTCTGTACGACGCTAAGCAGAAGATCGGCGGCAAAGATGCGTCGGTGCCTGTATTTGTATCGGCGAAGACGTTGAATTACGACAGCAAAACGCGTTTGCTGCAATACCGCACTGATGTGGACGTACGGCAAGGAGCCGACCGGATCACCTCCGCCAGTACGGACGTTTTCATGAGCGAAAAGAACGAGGTGATCAGAACCGTTGCCGAACAGAACGTGGTCATCACCCAGCCGGGCCGCCGTGCAACGGGCGATCGCGTAGAATACACGGCAGAGAATGAAGTTGCCGTCATCCGCGGCAATCCCGCGTCCGTTTCCGACAGCGAGAACGGCGGATCGCAAAGCAGTGAGATCACGGTCTATATGCGCGAGAACCGCTTCGTCGGAAACGGCAAGACGAACAAAAATACAACCGGACGAACAAAGACCATCTATAAAGTGAAGCCGTCCCAATGA